In Desulfuromonas acetexigens, the sequence TCGTTTTCGTCCACAAAGCCCGCGAGAAAGGCTTGCATGGCTCGAATCTGACAATGATATTATAAATACAGATTATATGATTGATTTGCGTGATCCGAAAGCGGGGCGAAGATGGTTAGCTCTTGAAGGTTTTGCGCGGTGGACTGGTTCGGGTGTATTCAGAGGAAGTAAAGAGCTTCAGAGAGAGACTTGGTTCCGTCTTAATTGTTTGGTTGTGCGTAGCTCCGATTTGTCCAAGATAGTAGATCATCTGAAAGATAAAATACTGACAGATCCGCATTCGATGCCTAAGATTGAACTTTGGAGCCGTGATTTTTATCTTGGAGAATTTCCTTGGCACCCTAATTTCGATGCAATTGATGAATGGATATTGCCTAGGGAAGGTTGGTGGTCTTTCCCTGTGCCAGCAAGGGCTACCATTGCGACTTATTCCTGTGAGAAAGGTGGCTATGATTATTCCATAGACGCATCGATCAGTGTAGAGATACCTGCACCTTGGTTAGCTGGGTCGATGGGCGTTCGTTTGGCGAGTGGTCAATCCCCTGTATATGTCGATTCCTCTGACAAGGTAACTTTTTTTGACCCCTCTGTGGTTGAACCAGGACCTTCTGCCGCTTTGGTAGATCGAGATGCTTTTTTACAAGCTCTGGATCGGGAGGGCTTGGCTGCGGTGTGGGTGATTGCTGGCGAAAAAAATGTGTATGGAGGCTCTGACCTGGGAATGGGTTTTGGAGGCCGCTTGCTTCATACCGCAATCTACACTTTAGGAACCAACGGGTTTACTCGAAATTATTATAATGAAATGAGCCTGCCGAGTATCGATCAGCTGGAAAGATTTCTTCGCGAAGATTCTGATGAAGGATGATGGTGTTAAGGTTGATTCTGTGGTTGGGGGGTTCTCCCCAGTACAAGACATATCAATAATTGAGGCCGATTAATCACCGCTTCTCGAACGGAAAACCCCGGTTGACGATTCAGGCGGGGTTTTCCGGTAATGCAGGGATTGCCGGAACTCCGCACGCCAGGCATGTGGTTTTTCCCGCAAAAACCCGAGACAATAAATACCTCCGTGGCGATCATCGGCATCCCTCCTTTCCCATGAGAGAAGGGATGCCATGGGTTCCAGGGTGGTACACTTTTCATTCCCGCTTTTGGACTATTATTGCGCTACCAGTGACAGCTGCAGAATATGGATGATATGAAACCAGATATTTCACCACGTTACTATATTGCAGAGACAACAATTTGGCTGCTTGGTGCCATTATCGCGATATCACGCTTCGTTGGCCTTGCTCCATTCCAGTCATTACCAGTGCTTAACGTTACCTTAAGGAGTCAGCAGCATTCCTTTCGTGTTGTTGCGGCGATGCTTGCAGCTGCTACATTTTATCTTATTTTTGAATGGAAACAGTCTCCTCAAGAAGCGCGTAATTCATACTGGGCACAGTCACGTGCCGGCATAACAATAATCTTTTCCTGCGTCTCACTTTGGTTAAGTTACCCCTTCATTGCCGCAAACACACGTTTCGCCGGCATATCTCCAGCATGGTATTTCAGCTTCTGCTCAATCGGTTTTCTCCTCGGATTGTTTGGTTCAACTTTAGCACTCTCTTCTATCATGATTCGTACACCTGCAGAAGCTAGAGCTATTAATCTTCCTCGCATGCCGACCGCAACTCGCTCTCAATACATGTTATCAATACCAATTATTTCCATTCTGATAGTTGCGTATTACCTGCTGTGCTATAAAGCGCCAGAGGTCATGATTGGGCAAGCATACTTTTTTGTTGCTGTCCCTTTCGTGTACTTGATTGGTGCAATGTTTACCTCACTGTGCTTGAAACGGGACGACGACGGTAATCGTATCCCCTATGGAAAAAGTATTGCCTCGTTAAAAAAATCTTTCGACTTACACGATTATTCTTACTACCTGATCGATCACGGCCAGACGATTGCTGGAAAATATGATATACGATCAAACGAATCACCAGAAGAAATTCAGAGGGCTATGCAGGAGGAGTTTTGTCTAGAAGCTTCTAGTTCAATGCGCTTTCACGTTAAACAGCTGGAAGAATTTCAAATCGAGTTCTATTCTAAGGATGGAAACTCAAACAATAATACCCCAGAGAACCGGGGAATAAGAATACATAAAAGTCAAGGCAAGAAGGGCTTTCTTCGAGTGCAAGTCATTTCTGATGAACCAGAGAATGAATCACGAGAGATGGATATTCCGGCAGCCCTTGTTGTAACGTACGCGGAAAAGTACCTCTTGGCACATACCGAAAATGAAGACCTTACGACTAGGAAAGTGTTTTCCTATGCGATCAATCAGACCGTCATACATACAATGGAACAAGAACTGGAGCCGTTGCTTCAAAGAGTAGTATTAGCAGGACAAACGGATCAGGTTGAGGATTTACTTAATCAAGATGTTGACGTGAATGAACAGACAGCGATTGGTTGGACAGCGCTTCTGGCTGCTGCTGCACAGGGTTATCCGCAGATAGTACAATTATTGCTCGATGCTGGCGCTAACACAGATATAGGGAACTTAAAAGGAATCACCCCCCTTATTTACGGTGCACGTTACGGCAATATTGAAGTTTCTAAATTACTTCTAGAATACGGTGCAAATCCAAATCTCCAAGACACGTATGGGATGACTGCATTAATGATCGCTACACGCTATGGTTTTTCCGACATAGTAGAGATGCTACTTAAGGCGGGAGCTAACACAAAGATCAAAGATCATGACGCTATGACGGCGATAGACTTTGCACACAAGTACAAACATGGAAAGATTGCAAAAATGTTACGAACAGCTAACCAGCGCCAAGACCGGCCCTAAAGCCAGCCGGTCAGGCTTATGGCGTTCGAGGCCAATGAATAGAATGAAACCAATCGCCATCGGCCTCTTGCTTCTGGTCGCCCTCCTGGTTTGCGCTTGCCAAAAGGAGCCACGGCACATCACGGGGGCGGAATTCCAGGCAGAATATGAAATGAGGAATCAGCAGACCATGCATTCTGCTGAGTTCATTGGGGAGCGCGAGGGCTGCGTCTTCCTTCGGAAGAAAACCATGTCCACAGTGAATCCAAAGAAATGGTCTGAGGCCGTGCTCTTCACGGAAATCACCGAACTTGCCCCCGACTTCCTTCAGCGACTTCGCCGAGAATCAGAGCAGCAGTGACTCGAGGCTCAGCCTCGAACTATCGCCTGCAGGGGACGGGGTGAACGGCGGCGTAAATTTGGAATGGTTTCCGTGGTGGCTCCGGTAGCAGTGGCTCGCCCTTGAAACGTAGCGTTCGGCATGAGGATTAATGATCGCACTACTCCTACTGTGGCTTGCACCGGCGGCAGCTATCCTCTTGCTGCTGCTCGTGCTGCGCGTGAGGTCCAAGAAGTTGCTCATCGGCCTTCCATTTGGTGCCCTTCTTCTGCCGCTCCTACTTCTCGTCGGCATTTACATGGCTCGGGTGCCAATACAGCAAGGCAAGGTAATGGGCGAATTGGGGCCGTTGCTGAACTTACTCTTCCCGGCAGAGGATCTGTACATTCCGCTGGCCGAAGAACAACTTCAAGCCGGAAGAACCACCTACGACTTCGATGTTAGCCATAAATATGTAGGCAATCACGCAGTTGAAGTGTATGTGCGATCATCAAGCCGGCCCCAATGGTCCGCCGAGAGAAGACTGAAAATACAAGTATCCTACTTCCGTGGTGGGCAAGCCATAAAGAACATGGAAGAGACAGAAGGATCGCCCTTCATGGGTATGGATCAATACGGCTACATATATTCAAGCTATCGCGCTCCGCTTGATGTTCCTGTGGGAGTGATGCTCTATGCTCGGGTGAGCATCCAGGGAGACCTTGAGGCATTCCTAGAGGAACACGCCGGGGCGATGCTCGCCGTCAAGAAACTGTCAGACAAATAGGAATTGCCGAACCAGAACGTGCAATGCCTTGCCGGAGCTCGTAGGCAAGGAACTGACACTTTTCGTTGATTCTGTAGGGAAAACTCTATTCCCATTAATCACTACCACTCAGACACGAAACGCCCTCGATCTTCGGACGGAGGGCGTTTCTCACAGACCAGGGGTTTTCGGAATAGCCAGATTCGCGCGACTCAATCTCCAAAAAATTACCGGGGCAAGAAACGGGACAAGTAGGCCTTTTGGCGGCCGCATAAAAATGCTTGACGCCGCAAGGCATGGTTGTGTATACAACTAAACTATGCCGTTTTCGTATGACCACAATCAATCCCTGGGATACCTGACCGGAGTTGCGAGCAGACTGCTGAGCAATCTGCTCGCCGTGCGACTCCACGAGGCAGGCATCGACATGACCGCCGAACAATGGGGAGCCATTATCGTGCTCCTGAACAGTGAGCCCATGACCCAGGGGCAACTTGGGGAGCGACTGCATCTTGAGAAATCAAGTGTGAGTCGCCTGACGAATGGACTTGAAAGGCGCGGCTGGATTGAACGTACGACAGGTCCGAAAGACAACAGGCAGAGAATCGTTACGCCGACCCCAAAGGCTCTGGAAACGGCGGAGCGATGCGCAACCATCGCCAGAGCAATTCTGGAAGAAGCTCAACACGGCATGGCAGAGGACGAAATGTTGGTTCTCAGGTCGCTCCTCTCACGCACCATAAAAAACCTGAGAGGACTGACCTGACCAACACGGACGATTCATATTGCGAAAATGGTTGCAGGTACAACTTGACTGCGAAACGCTTGCGAGCTTATCCCCCTACATGCCACGACAACATCAGAAGGAGAAAATATCATGATCGAGCAATCGATACTTGAGGAAACCAAAACATTTCTGAAGCATCTCGGTTTGAATGAAGATCCCATTGGCGTCTATTACGATGACAACAAACCGGAAAACGCGTTTGGCCCCAAGGCCGGCCCACCGATTTCGCGAGAACTGGAAGATCAGGGGCAGATTGACATGCAGGCGGTTTTTCAGAACTTCTCCTGCGTAATAGCCAACATCTGGCTGGCCAGGAGAAAACAGGGGGCTGCCTATATTTCTACGGAAGAATATGGATGCCCCGGCGGATCGTTCTACTGCTCCATGATGAAACCCAATCTCCGATTCATAGAGCACTACGTGACCACGGGCTTTGAGGGAACGCCCATTCATGGGGAACGGTATCTTCCCTCTCCCGAAGCCATGCGAAAATTTCTTGCCAAGGTCGACCCTCGCAAGGCCCCCGCAAAATACTGCATCTTCAAACCGTTATCGCTATTTTCTGGGGGCGAGAAACCTGAGTTCGTCATCTTCTTCGCCCGTCCCGAAGTGTTGACCGGTCTTTTCACCCACACGACATTCACCACCGGGGAGGTCGACAGTGTAGCTTCGCCTTTCGGAGCCGGATGCACTAACATTGTCGGCTGGCCTCTTCACTATCAGGAACAAGGTATGGAAAAAGCCGTGCTGGGCGGCTTCGATCCATCGGCAAGAAAATACATGAAAACTGACGAGCTG encodes:
- a CDS encoding MarR family winged helix-turn-helix transcriptional regulator, encoding MTAEQWGAIIVLLNSEPMTQGQLGERLHLEKSSVSRLTNGLERRGWIERTTGPKDNRQRIVTPTPKALETAERCATIARAILEEAQHGMAEDEMLVLRSLLSRTIKNLRGLT
- a CDS encoding DUF169 domain-containing protein, translating into MIEQSILEETKTFLKHLGLNEDPIGVYYDDNKPENAFGPKAGPPISRELEDQGQIDMQAVFQNFSCVIANIWLARRKQGAAYISTEEYGCPGGSFYCSMMKPNLRFIEHYVTTGFEGTPIHGERYLPSPEAMRKFLAKVDPRKAPAKYCIFKPLSLFSGGEKPEFVIFFARPEVLTGLFTHTTFTTGEVDSVASPFGAGCTNIVGWPLHYQEQGMEKAVLGGFDPSARKYMKTDELTFTVPWSLYQKMLKALPDSIFNVDGEWKTVRKKVNRSAKTWGEGV
- a CDS encoding ankyrin repeat domain-containing protein encodes the protein MKPDISPRYYIAETTIWLLGAIIAISRFVGLAPFQSLPVLNVTLRSQQHSFRVVAAMLAAATFYLIFEWKQSPQEARNSYWAQSRAGITIIFSCVSLWLSYPFIAANTRFAGISPAWYFSFCSIGFLLGLFGSTLALSSIMIRTPAEARAINLPRMPTATRSQYMLSIPIISILIVAYYLLCYKAPEVMIGQAYFFVAVPFVYLIGAMFTSLCLKRDDDGNRIPYGKSIASLKKSFDLHDYSYYLIDHGQTIAGKYDIRSNESPEEIQRAMQEEFCLEASSSMRFHVKQLEEFQIEFYSKDGNSNNNTPENRGIRIHKSQGKKGFLRVQVISDEPENESREMDIPAALVVTYAEKYLLAHTENEDLTTRKVFSYAINQTVIHTMEQELEPLLQRVVLAGQTDQVEDLLNQDVDVNEQTAIGWTALLAAAAQGYPQIVQLLLDAGANTDIGNLKGITPLIYGARYGNIEVSKLLLEYGANPNLQDTYGMTALMIATRYGFSDIVEMLLKAGANTKIKDHDAMTAIDFAHKYKHGKIAKMLRTANQRQDRP